The genomic region GGCGGCGACCGCCTCCACCCGGGCGGCCAGCGCGAGGTCCTTGCGTGTGACGGCGCCACCCGCGTCGTGCGTGTGCACGGCGAGCGCCACCGTGTTGTAACCGAGCGTCAGGTCCGAGTGGTGGTTCAGCTCATCCTGGATCTGGGCGACGTGGACGGTCAGCCCGGCGGCGGCGAAGTGGGAGGGCAGCCGGTAGGTACGGGTGATCCGGTCCCCCTCCAGCTGCCAGCCGGGCAACTCTCGCAGACCGGCCTCGATCTCGTCTGCGGACAGCGGTTGAGCGGGCATTCGGCGACTCCTGGGGCGTATGGGTGCGGTCGACGGCACCTGTGACGTTACGGTCCTGGTGCGCCGGCTGTCGCGCCTGACACGGGCCGCGGCTGTCGGCCCGGGCCCGCCTCATGCCTCGTCGCGCGGCCTCGTCCAGGGCGCGTCGCTCCGGGCCAGCAGGGTCGCCGCCGTGCACAGTACGGCCAGGAGGGCCACGGCGAGGACCAGCGGCAGCGCCGGGTGCCCGTTCAGCAGGAGCAGGGCACCGATGAAGGCGCCGGCCAGCAGGGCCCCGGCGGAGAGGAGCCGTCGCCCCGCCCGGCTGCCGGGGCCCTGCGCGAGCCGGCTGTCGGCCACGGTCGCGGTGAGGGTGCGTGTCAGTACGGTCGTGGTGAGGTCGGGTACGCCGAAGACCCTGACCGCGGCGTTCTGCACACCCAGCCCGAGTCCGAGCAGCACGATGAGGGTGAAGCGGGCTCCCCCGGCGTACGGTCCGCCCGAGACGAGCGCGACGATCATGGCTGCGGTGACGAAGGCGGTCTCGACGAGGAGCGTGTGGTGCAGCTGCCGGCCCCGGTGCGCTCTTGCCCGGTGGGCGGTGATGCCGCCGGCCAGCGCCCCGGCCCCGAACGACGCGAGAGCCACCGTCGCCGCGAGCGTCGAGAAGCCCG from Streptomyces sp. QL37 harbors:
- a CDS encoding 4a-hydroxytetrahydrobiopterin dehydratase, giving the protein MPAQPLSADEIEAGLRELPGWQLEGDRITRTYRLPSHFAAAGLTVHVAQIQDELNHHSDLTLGYNTVALAVHTHDAGGAVTRKDLALAARVEAVAAGHGAE
- a CDS encoding YoaK family protein, whose amino-acid sequence is MPLVLREARDTLVPDMGGPHGPLPPVMLVLTVLTGLVDAFSYLLLGHVFVANMTGNVVFMGFALTGAAGFSTLAATVALASFGAGALAGGITAHRARAHRGRQLHHTLLVETAFVTAAMIVALVSGGPYAGGARFTLIVLLGLGLGVQNAAVRVFGVPDLTTTVLTRTLTATVADSRLAQGPGSRAGRRLLSAGALLAGAFIGALLLLNGHPALPLVLAVALLAVLCTAATLLARSDAPWTRPRDEA